ACACCCCGGGCCACGCGGACTTCGGCGGCGAGGTCGAGCGCGGCCTGTCGATGGTCGACGGCGTCCTGCTGCTGGTCGACGCCTCCGAGGGACCCCTGCCGCAGACCCGCTTCGTGCTGCGCAAGGCCCTGCAGGCCGGGCTGCCCGTCGTCCTGGTGATCAACAAGGTCGACCGCTCGGACGCGCGGATCGAGGAGGTCGTCGACGAGGCGTACGGCCTGTTCATGGATCTGTACGACGACCTCGGCATGGCCGACCACGGCGACCTGGACTTCCCGATCGTCTACGCCCAGGCGAAGGCCGGGAAGGCGTCGCTGAACCGTCCGGAGAACGGGCACAGCCCCGACAACGACGACCTCGGGCCGCTCATCGACGTCCTCATGAGCACCATCCCCGCCCCGCGGTACGACGAGGACATGCCCCTGCAGGCGCACGTGACCAACCTCGACGCATCGCCCTACCTGGGTCGCCTCGCGCTGTGCCGCATCCACAACGGCACCCTCCGCTCCGGGCAGCAGGTCATGTGGTGCAAGCCGGACGGCACCCAGCAGCGGGCGAAGGTCGCCGAGCTGCTGCTGACCGAGGGCCTGGACCGCAAGCCCGCCGAGGAGGCGGGCCCCGGCGACCTGATCGCGATCGCCGGCATCAGCGACATCATGATCGGCGACACGCTCGCCGACATCGACGACCCGCGCCCGCTGGAGGGCATCGCGGTCGACGAGCCGTCGATCTCGATGACCATCGGTGTCAACACCTCTCCGCTGGCCGGCAAGAGCGGCTCGAAGCTGACCGCCCGGCTGGTCAAGAACCGGCTGGACACCGAGCTCATCGGCAACGTGTCGATTCGCGTGCTGCCCACCGAGCGTCCCGACGCGTGGGAGGTCCAGGGCCGTGGTGAGCTCGCGCTCGCCGTCCTGGTCGAGACCCTGCGCCGCGAGGGCTTCGAGCTCACCGTGGGCCGTCCCGAGGTCGTCACCCGCGAGATCGACGGCAAGATCCACGAGCCGTTCGAGCACGTCACGATCGACACCCCCGAGGAGTTCATCGGCGCGCTGACCCAGCTGCTCAGCGTGCGCAAGGGCCGCATGGAGACGCTGGCGAACCACGGCACCGGCTGGGCGCGCATGGAGTGGATCGTCCCCTCGCGCGGCCTGATCGGCATCCGTACCGACTTCCTCACCGAGACGCGCGGTACGGCGGTCATGAACGCCATCTCGCACGGGTACGGCGAGTGGGTCGGTGAGATCCGCGGCCGTCAGAACGGCTCGATGGTCGCCGACCGCACCGGTGTCGCCACCGCGTACGCCATGTTCGCGCTGCAGGAGCGCGGCACCATGCTGGTGGAGCCGGGCGCGCCGGTCTACGAGGGCATGGTCATCGGAGAGAACTCGCGGCAGGACGAGATGGACGTCAACATCTGCCGGGAGAAGAAGCTGACCAACGTGCGCCAGTCGACCGGCGAGGAGCTGCAGAAGCTCGTGCCGCCGCGGGTGCTGTCCCTGGAGCAGGCGCTGGAGTTCTGTTCCTTCGACGAGTGCGTCGAGGTCACGCCGGACGCCGTCCGCGTCCGCAAGGTGGTCCTCAACTCTTCCGAGCGCAAGCGCGAGACCGCGCGCCGCGCGACAGGGCGCCAGTAGCAGACCGACAGGGAGGCCACCGTGCCCGATGAGAGGCGGCTGCTCGCCGTCCACGCCCACCCGGACGACGAGACGACGAGCAACGGCTGGACCTTCCCGAGGTACGCCGACGAGGGCGTGCGCATCACGCTGGTGACGAGCAACCTCGGCGAGGAGGGCGAGATCCTGGTGCCCGAGCTCGCCGGGCTCGGGGCGCAGGAGGCCGACCAGCTCGGCGGCTACCGCCTGTGGGAGCTGCGCGCCGCATGCGCCGCGCTCGGCGTGCGCACCCACCACTTCCTCGGCGGACCAGGGCGCTACCGCGACAGCGGGATGATGGGGGAGCCCAGCAACGAGCATCCCCGCAGCTTCTGGCGGGCGGACGTCGACGAGGCCGCGCGCCACCTCGTGGAGGTGATCCGCGCCGACCGGCCCCAGGTGCTGCTGACCTACAACGAGATCGGCGGCTACGGGCACCCGGATCACATCCAGGCGCACCGCGTCGCGATGCGCGGCGCCGAGCTGGCCGCCGACCCGGCGTACGCCGCCGAGCTCGGTGAGCCGTGGGACATCGCGAAGATCTACTGGAGCGCGATGCCGCGCTCCGGCTTCGCGAAGGCGATCGCCCGGCTGCGGGACTCGGGGGAGGATGCCTTCGCCGACCTCGACATCGAGAACGCGACGTTCCTCGTCGACGACGCCCTCGTCACCACCGCGATCCAGGGGACCGGGTACGCCGACCAGCGCACGCTGGCCCTGCGGGCACACGCCACCCAGGTGAGTCCCGAGCACCCGTTCTTCCGGGTCTTCGACCAGATCGGTGCCGAGGCGCAGCGCGACCACTACCAGCTGGTCAAGGGCGCGCTCGGCGCGCGCGATCCCGCCACCGGCCTGGAGAGCGATCTGTTCGCCGGGCTGTAGCGCACCCGCGCGGCCACCCGGCCCGGACGGCGGCGCGGTGCCGGCCCCGCCGTGGCCTACGCTGGCGTGCGTGGACCAGAAGACCGCCGACGCAGTGACCGTCACCGACCGGCGACGCGCTGTCGAGAAGCCGGCCGGCGCTGAGACGGCGACGCGCGTCGGCAATGTCGTGGTCTGGACCCTGGTCGCACTCCTCGTCGCGGTGATCGGGATGCTGCTGATCCCGCTCACGACGCCCGGCGGCGTCCGCATCCCCGTCGCGCCGGCCATCGCGCTCGCCGCCAACATCGTCCTTCCCAGGCTGATGTATCACGGGGCCGGCTGGGGGTGGGCCACCTTCCTGCCCGCACTGGCATGGCTCGTCGTGGTGCTGGCCGGTGCGAGCGTCTCCTCCGACGGTGACCTGCTGATTCCGGGCAACAGCTACTCGAGCGTGGTCGGCCTCATCCACCTGGCCGCCGGCGCGATGGGAGCCGTCATGGGGGTGGCCGTCGCGCGGATGTCGCCGCGCCGGCGACGTCGCGCCAGGTACGATGTCATCACTAAGTAGTGCGTAGCAGTCCGTTCGCGGAGTAGCATCCGACAGAGGTCATGGCCCGAAGTCCGTAATGGGGGGACGTCTGGTGGCTGCCACGCAATCCACAGTTGTCGAGTATCCCGACGCCGAGCAAGCGGCGCACGAGGCTCTCGCTGCTGTGCGTTCGCTCAACGATCGGCGTTCGATGGGAACGCGCGCCGACCGTCGAGTCCTGGAAGGCCGCGCCACCCTCGACCGCCTGCTCGACGAGCAGCCGCCCGTCGACCTTCGGGTCCGCCAGGTCACCGACCTCGCCGAGCTCGGACGTGAGCTGTCGGGGCTGAGCCTGCGCACTCGACGCGAGGTGCTCAGCCTGCACGCCGGCGCCATGCCGACCGAGCCCATGCTGCAGCACGCGGCGCGGGCCGACCAGGAGCTGCTCGATCGCGGCGTGCACGTGCGAGTGCTGTACCCCAGCAGCTTCGCCCAGGTCGGCTTCATCCGCGACTTCGTCGACCAGCAGACGGCGGCCGGCGCCATGTACCGGTTCGCCGACGCGATCCCGTACCGCATGATCATCTCCGACGGCCTGCGCGCCGTCGTCCCGCACGTTGCGACCTCCGAGCGCAGCGGGGCGATCCTGACGAGCGAGGCGGTGCTGGTGCGCGCGCTGCGTCACCTGGCCATCAGCATGCTGCGCCGAGGCTCCGACCTCGAGCAGCTGCGCCAGGCCGGCGGCCGCACCGCTCCCACCGAGATGGAGCTCAAGGTCATCCGGGCGCTGAGCCTGGGGCTGACCGACGAGGCCGCCGCCAAGCGGCTCGCGGTCAGCGAACGCACGTTCCGACGCCACGTGGCCTCGGTCATGGAGCGCCTGGACGCAGTGAGCCGCTTCCAAGCGGGAGTTCGCGCCGTCGAGCGCGGATGGATGTAAGCCCCACCACATCGGCACCACAATGTCAAGCCTGGATCCGGACGGTGGCCGGAACCGGTCACCTAACCGTGAAACCCTCGCGCCAGAGCGATTCATGACATGGAATGTTCTTGACGCCGTTCCCCCAACGGGCGTCATGGGAAACGCCCCTACTCCCCCGTGCGGGGCGCTCCCGAGCAGACCTGGGAAGGATCGAAGATGAGACGAGTCGTAGCGATCTTGTGCACCGCCGCCGCCCTCGCGCTTGGCACTGTTGCCACCGTCGAGGCCGCCGCGGCACCCCAGCAGGAGGCACCCCAGGCCTGCGCGTTCTGCTGGCCCACCAACCGGTAGGCCAGCACAACGACCGAGCAGCCGGCTCGGAGGCGCATTACCTGCAATGTGCTTCCGAGCCGGCTGTTTCGTTGTTCTCAGCTCCGCCCGACGCTCCGTGAGCCACTCACGGAGCGTCGCCGTGTGGTGACTAGACTCGTCCTACAGCACCGCATCGAGGCCGTGGCCTCATCGTTCGTGGAGAGGAACATCCCGTGACCTACGTGATCGCGCTTCCGTGTGTCGACGTCCTGGACAAGGCGTGCGTCGAAGAGTGCCCCGTCGACTGCATCTACGAGGGGGAGCGGATGCTCTATATCCACCCCGACGAGTGCGTGGACTGCGGTGCGTGCGAGCCGGTCTGCCCGGTCGAGGCGATCTACTACGAGGACGACGTCCCCGAGGAGTGGAAGCAGTACTACGACGTGAACGTCGAGTTCTTCAATGAGCTTGGCTCTCCCGGCGGTGCCTCCAAGATCGGCAAGCAGAACTTCGATCACCCGATCGTGGCGGCGCTGCCCCCGCAGGCCGAGTAGTCGGCCGAGGATGCGCGAGATCACCCTCCCCGAATTCCCCTGGGACACGCTCGCGCCGTACGGCGACAAGGCCCGGGCTCACCCTGACGGAATCGTCGACCTCTCCATCGGGACGCCCGTCGATCCGACACCGCAGGTCGTGCAGGACGCGGTGCGGGCCGCGGCGGACTCGCCCGGCTACCCGCCCACGATCGGCATCCCCGGCCTGCGGGAG
The Cumulibacter manganitolerans genome window above contains:
- the typA gene encoding translational GTPase TypA; the encoded protein is MSSKMSVRDDLRNVAIVAHVDHGKTTLVDAMLQQAGALGERHEGQAESATRVMDSMDLEREKGITILAKNTAVHIVRDGKPFTINIVDTPGHADFGGEVERGLSMVDGVLLLVDASEGPLPQTRFVLRKALQAGLPVVLVINKVDRSDARIEEVVDEAYGLFMDLYDDLGMADHGDLDFPIVYAQAKAGKASLNRPENGHSPDNDDLGPLIDVLMSTIPAPRYDEDMPLQAHVTNLDASPYLGRLALCRIHNGTLRSGQQVMWCKPDGTQQRAKVAELLLTEGLDRKPAEEAGPGDLIAIAGISDIMIGDTLADIDDPRPLEGIAVDEPSISMTIGVNTSPLAGKSGSKLTARLVKNRLDTELIGNVSIRVLPTERPDAWEVQGRGELALAVLVETLRREGFELTVGRPEVVTREIDGKIHEPFEHVTIDTPEEFIGALTQLLSVRKGRMETLANHGTGWARMEWIVPSRGLIGIRTDFLTETRGTAVMNAISHGYGEWVGEIRGRQNGSMVADRTGVATAYAMFALQERGTMLVEPGAPVYEGMVIGENSRQDEMDVNICREKKLTNVRQSTGEELQKLVPPRVLSLEQALEFCSFDECVEVTPDAVRVRKVVLNSSERKRETARRATGRQ
- the mshB gene encoding N-acetyl-1-D-myo-inositol-2-amino-2-deoxy-alpha-D-glucopyranoside deacetylase → MPDERRLLAVHAHPDDETTSNGWTFPRYADEGVRITLVTSNLGEEGEILVPELAGLGAQEADQLGGYRLWELRAACAALGVRTHHFLGGPGRYRDSGMMGEPSNEHPRSFWRADVDEAARHLVEVIRADRPQVLLTYNEIGGYGHPDHIQAHRVAMRGAELAADPAYAAELGEPWDIAKIYWSAMPRSGFAKAIARLRDSGEDAFADLDIENATFLVDDALVTTAIQGTGYADQRTLALRAHATQVSPEHPFFRVFDQIGAEAQRDHYQLVKGALGARDPATGLESDLFAGL
- a CDS encoding helix-turn-helix transcriptional regulator, which encodes MGTRADRRVLEGRATLDRLLDEQPPVDLRVRQVTDLAELGRELSGLSLRTRREVLSLHAGAMPTEPMLQHAARADQELLDRGVHVRVLYPSSFAQVGFIRDFVDQQTAAGAMYRFADAIPYRMIISDGLRAVVPHVATSERSGAILTSEAVLVRALRHLAISMLRRGSDLEQLRQAGGRTAPTEMELKVIRALSLGLTDEAAAKRLAVSERTFRRHVASVMERLDAVSRFQAGVRAVERGWM
- the fdxA gene encoding ferredoxin yields the protein MTYVIALPCVDVLDKACVEECPVDCIYEGERMLYIHPDECVDCGACEPVCPVEAIYYEDDVPEEWKQYYDVNVEFFNELGSPGGASKIGKQNFDHPIVAALPPQAE